From one Pontibacillus sp. HMF3514 genomic stretch:
- the jag gene encoding RNA-binding cell elongation regulator Jag/EloR: MRQITATGQTVEDAVQSALEQLNTSRDQTNVEVIDEGKKGFFGLFGSKRAIVKVSIVSPEAEDEEIQEPIHQDESSEGTEEQVEASEIVEDDKRDTESAIEETKQYLETVANGMGASIHVEVYRKGKEITFDLVGDKIALLIGKRGQTLNALQYLTQLTINGKTNQYVTVIVDAEGYRERRKETLTQLSNRLADKAITTRREVKLEAMPSYERKIIHTALQHHHEISTFSDGNEPYRHVVIKPK; the protein is encoded by the coding sequence GTGAGACAAATAACTGCTACTGGACAAACAGTTGAGGACGCGGTCCAATCAGCTTTAGAGCAGTTAAACACCTCGAGGGACCAAACCAATGTAGAAGTCATTGATGAAGGCAAAAAAGGATTTTTCGGTCTATTTGGATCGAAACGTGCTATTGTGAAAGTTAGCATCGTGTCTCCAGAGGCTGAGGATGAAGAAATTCAAGAACCAATCCATCAAGATGAATCATCGGAAGGTACAGAAGAACAGGTCGAAGCTTCAGAGATTGTAGAAGATGATAAACGTGATACTGAATCGGCTATTGAAGAAACAAAACAATATCTCGAAACAGTAGCAAACGGCATGGGAGCTTCTATCCATGTTGAAGTTTACCGTAAAGGGAAAGAGATTACGTTTGATTTAGTAGGAGATAAAATTGCACTTCTTATTGGAAAACGTGGACAGACTTTGAATGCACTTCAATACCTTACTCAACTTACAATTAATGGTAAAACAAACCAATATGTAACCGTTATTGTTGATGCTGAAGGGTATAGAGAGCGTAGAAAGGAAACGTTGACGCAATTATCAAATCGTTTAGCTGATAAAGCCATTACAACTCGTCGAGAAGTAAAGCTAGAGGCTATGCCATCCTACGAACGAAAAATCATTCATACCGCCTTACAACATCATCATGAGATTTCAACGTTTTCAGACGGAAATGAACCATATCGACACGTTGTCATTAAACCGAAATAA